A stretch of Candidatus Dormiibacterota bacterium DNA encodes these proteins:
- a CDS encoding polynucleotide kinase-phosphatase — protein MKLELPALSLVALVGPSGCGKSTFAARHFKPTEVLSSDFCRGLASDDENDQAATKDAFEILYFIARKRLAAGRLVVVDATNVRAEDRKRLIDLAREYHVVPVAIVFDVPEAVCHERNATRPNRDFGRHVVRQQAQSLRRSLRNLGREGFRRVTILKTQEEIDALTIERVPLWVDRRSDSGPFDIIGDVHGCHDELVDLLTRLGYVIEEGGQVARHPEGRKAVFLGDLVDRGPGVPSVLRLAMGSVGAGTALCVPGNHDIKLMRKLRGRDVRITHGLAESLEQLEREPQEFRGQVAEFLDGLISHYVLDGGRLVVAHAGLKEDLQGRASGKVRDFALFGETSGETDEFGLPVRYNWAADYRGAATVVYGHTPVPEPVWLNRTICIDTGCVYGGRLTALRWPEKELVHVEARRMYYEPSKPIVPMGTGMVQGAPAGEAASAERRPYDDLLDIDDVTGKRVVTTRIQHTVTIREENAIAALEVMSRFAIDPHWLIYLPPTMAPPDTCKTGDLLEHPREVFSWFRHQGVPRVICEEKHMGSRAVLVVCRDAATARRRFGVASGDGAIYTRTGRPFFPDPAQEGEVLDRVRAAMQKADLWTRLATDWICLDAEIMPWSAKAQELLRRQYAPAGASARASLRDAFEALRTTAARPVDADAAPVRDLLARYETRREAVERYIEAYGRYCWPVTRVADLKIAPFHVLAGERRVYTDQDHPWHLETLSDLCRADEGGLLQPTAQLVVDLTDTASEQAGTTWWEEMTARGGEGMVVKPLTWLTRGRRGLVQPAIKCRGPEYLRIIYGPEYTLPEHLERLRARGLSHKRSLALREFALGLEALNRFAEGEPLYRVHECVFGVLALESEPVDPRL, from the coding sequence ATGAAGCTCGAGCTCCCTGCGCTGTCCCTCGTCGCTCTCGTCGGCCCCTCGGGCTGCGGTAAGTCGACGTTCGCCGCGCGGCACTTCAAGCCGACCGAGGTCCTGTCGTCCGACTTCTGCCGCGGCCTGGCCTCCGACGACGAGAACGACCAGGCCGCGACCAAGGATGCCTTCGAGATTCTCTACTTCATCGCCCGCAAGCGTCTCGCCGCGGGCCGCCTAGTCGTCGTGGACGCCACGAACGTGAGGGCCGAAGACCGCAAGCGCCTCATCGACCTGGCGCGCGAGTACCACGTCGTGCCGGTCGCCATCGTCTTCGACGTGCCCGAGGCCGTCTGCCACGAGCGCAACGCCACGCGTCCCAACCGTGACTTCGGCCGCCACGTCGTCCGCCAGCAGGCCCAGAGCCTCCGCCGCTCGCTGCGCAACCTCGGGCGCGAGGGGTTCCGCCGCGTGACGATCCTGAAGACGCAGGAGGAGATCGACGCGCTGACCATCGAGCGCGTGCCGTTGTGGGTCGACCGCCGTAGCGACAGCGGTCCGTTCGACATCATCGGGGACGTGCACGGCTGCCACGACGAGCTCGTCGATCTGCTGACGCGGCTCGGCTACGTCATCGAGGAGGGCGGTCAGGTCGCGCGTCATCCCGAAGGGCGCAAGGCGGTCTTCCTCGGCGACCTGGTCGACCGAGGCCCCGGCGTCCCCTCGGTGCTGCGTCTGGCAATGGGAAGCGTGGGTGCGGGGACGGCCCTGTGCGTGCCGGGGAACCACGACATCAAGCTGATGCGCAAGCTGCGCGGCCGCGACGTCCGCATCACGCATGGTCTCGCCGAGTCGCTCGAGCAGCTCGAGCGCGAGCCGCAGGAGTTCCGCGGCCAGGTCGCCGAGTTCCTCGACGGCCTCATCAGCCACTACGTCCTCGACGGCGGCCGTCTGGTCGTCGCCCACGCCGGCCTCAAGGAAGACCTGCAGGGGCGCGCCTCCGGCAAGGTCCGCGACTTCGCGCTGTTCGGCGAGACCAGCGGCGAGACCGACGAGTTCGGCCTCCCCGTGCGCTACAACTGGGCGGCGGACTACCGCGGCGCCGCGACAGTCGTGTACGGCCACACTCCCGTCCCCGAGCCGGTCTGGCTCAACCGCACGATCTGCATCGACACCGGCTGCGTCTACGGCGGCCGCCTCACCGCGCTGCGCTGGCCGGAGAAGGAGCTGGTGCACGTCGAGGCGCGCCGGATGTACTACGAGCCCTCGAAACCGATCGTGCCGATGGGCACCGGGATGGTGCAGGGCGCGCCGGCCGGCGAGGCGGCTTCTGCCGAACGGCGCCCCTACGACGACCTCCTCGACATCGACGACGTGACCGGCAAGCGCGTCGTCACGACGCGCATCCAGCACACCGTCACCATCCGCGAGGAGAACGCCATCGCGGCGCTCGAGGTGATGAGCCGCTTCGCGATCGATCCGCACTGGCTCATCTACCTGCCACCCACCATGGCGCCGCCCGACACCTGCAAGACCGGCGACCTCCTCGAGCACCCGCGCGAGGTCTTCTCGTGGTTCCGCCACCAGGGCGTGCCGCGCGTCATCTGCGAGGAGAAGCACATGGGCTCGCGCGCGGTCCTCGTCGTCTGCCGCGACGCCGCGACCGCCCGGCGTCGCTTCGGCGTGGCCTCCGGCGACGGCGCCATCTACACGCGCACCGGCCGCCCCTTCTTCCCCGACCCCGCGCAGGAGGGCGAGGTCCTCGACCGAGTGCGCGCCGCGATGCAGAAAGCCGATCTCTGGACCCGTCTCGCGACCGACTGGATCTGCCTCGACGCCGAGATCATGCCGTGGTCCGCCAAGGCGCAGGAGCTCCTGCGCCGCCAGTACGCCCCCGCCGGCGCCTCCGCCCGCGCCTCGCTGCGCGACGCCTTCGAGGCGCTGCGGACGACCGCCGCTCGCCCAGTCGACGCCGACGCCGCCCCCGTCCGAGACCTGCTCGCCCGCTACGAGACCCGCCGCGAGGCCGTAGAGCGCTACATCGAAGCCTACGGCCGCTATTGCTGGCCCGTCACGCGCGTCGCCGATCTCAAGATAGCCCCCTTCCACGTCCTGGCGGGCGAGCGCCGCGTCTACACCGACCAGGACCACCCCTGGCACCTGGAGACCCTCTCCGACCTGTGCCGCGCCGACGAGGGCGGTCTGCTCCAGCCCACCGCGCAGCTCGTCGTCGACCTGACCGACACCGCGAGCGAGCAGGCAGGCACGACCTGGTGGGAAGAGATGACTGCGCGCGGCGGCGAAGGGATGGTCGTCAAGCCGCTCACGTGGCTCACGCGCGGCCGCCGCGGCCTCGTCCAGCCCGCCATCAAATGCCGCGGCCCCGAGTACCTGCGCATCATCTATGGACCCGAGTACACGCTCCCCGAGCACCTCGAGCGCCTCCGCGCCCGCGGCCTGTCGCACAAGCGCTCACTCGCGCTGCGCGAGTTCGCGCTCGGGCTCGAGGCGCTGAATCGGTTCGCCGAGGGTGAGCCGCTGTACCGCGTTCATGAGTGCGTGTTCGGCGTGCTGGCGCTGGAGAGCGAGCCGGTGGATCCGAGGCTGTAG
- a CDS encoding AAA family ATPase — MSANLLWLCILVVMAGALLLRRRYLSARTAPGPAAKDAAPPDRPSAAGPRPPLSVSLHRLASELTSFYDDSAQPTDLLTNPDFARGVALFTREEAPVDLVLSYVTGDNSVISCMASAALSERHEAGDVADRIVDAVGGIGGWPLYFALRYLEGAVPAGEPLVGRVLSKAGESWNHRVAQQILKDFVARRTAAGERAAFGAHLQGLSRGSLKALEEILKRLGPEAAPLRVEYEDFRKEWIDVDYLAAVGTLWSADAAERASIIEHDALQAAVALLEASYLAERPRSTLLVGEPGVGKTAIARALAARLGRTGWIVFQAGAAELLAGQIYIGEFEKRMQEVLRHLSRPRRVLWVIPDFPALALAGRHSYSQVGALDLVLPLIERGEITVLGECEPAAYDRLVREKPRCTTALTALRIQPTSQAETLRLARRWMHKHAGAGDADEAAARDTEAVIQEAAQLALQFLGHKGMPGSLLELLRVTHERLTAGAPAGTGAAAGPHAPIAVDDLIVTLSQMTGLPVHMLDDREALDLTALRALFAERVKGQPEAVDCLVDRVAMIKAGVTDPTRPSGVFLFAGPTGTGKTEIAKTLAEFLFGSPERMIRLDMSEFQAIDSLDRILGTMEEGRGDSLADQVRRQPFSVVLLDEFEKAHERVWDIFLQVFDDGRLTDRRGRTADVRHAIIILTSNLGGAIPSGLSLGFSEEHGGFRAGVVTRTIAKSFRKEFLNRIDRVVVFRPLSREVMRQILQREMSAALQRRGLRSRAWAVEWDESTIEFLLTKGFTEDLGARPLKRAIERYLLAPLATSIVNREVPAGDQFLLLTGRDDRLDLEFIDPDAPQAAGDVVVPLPAIASDAPAPPGSARTGADLGGIALQPGGRPEEADFLRTRLALLCARVESDGWKQDKAKALEETGRPDFWSSPGRFEILGRYEYRDRIESGVQRAGSLLGRLAGRPGDPRSRYPRHLVGALAHSLYLLETACADVEGQRPREAFLLVEAKTSRGAPHPETDRFASELAAMYRSWAAKRRMRVQVLEERAPDGQPYRFLMAVSGFGAFSILAPEDGLHVLEQPEDRPHQFERCRVQVSVVPQPLEPAGDAPRALRSQAERSLEQHATRNLRVVRSYRRDPSPLVRDGIRHYRTGRIDLVLGGDFDLLGGRAGAEEMSETTLPS; from the coding sequence ATGTCCGCGAATCTTCTGTGGCTGTGCATCCTCGTCGTCATGGCGGGCGCTTTGCTGTTGCGCCGGCGCTACCTGTCTGCCCGCACAGCCCCCGGCCCCGCCGCCAAGGACGCCGCGCCCCCCGACCGGCCGTCCGCCGCCGGCCCGCGGCCGCCGCTGTCGGTGTCGCTGCACAGGCTGGCCTCTGAGCTGACGAGTTTCTACGACGATTCCGCCCAGCCGACCGATCTGCTCACCAACCCCGACTTCGCCCGCGGGGTCGCGCTGTTCACCCGGGAAGAGGCGCCGGTGGACCTGGTGCTGTCCTACGTGACCGGCGACAACTCGGTGATCTCCTGCATGGCGTCGGCGGCACTGAGCGAGAGACACGAAGCGGGGGATGTCGCGGATCGAATCGTCGACGCTGTCGGCGGCATCGGAGGATGGCCGCTCTACTTCGCGCTCCGGTATCTCGAAGGGGCCGTCCCCGCGGGCGAGCCGCTGGTGGGGCGCGTCCTCTCCAAGGCGGGCGAGAGCTGGAACCACCGCGTCGCGCAGCAGATCCTGAAGGACTTCGTGGCACGCCGGACGGCCGCGGGGGAAAGAGCCGCGTTCGGCGCCCACCTGCAAGGGCTGTCGCGCGGGTCCCTCAAGGCGCTGGAGGAGATCCTGAAAAGGCTAGGGCCGGAGGCCGCCCCGCTGCGCGTCGAGTACGAAGACTTCCGGAAGGAGTGGATCGACGTCGACTACCTGGCGGCCGTCGGGACGCTGTGGAGCGCCGACGCCGCCGAGCGCGCTTCGATCATCGAGCACGACGCGCTGCAGGCGGCGGTCGCCCTCCTCGAAGCGTCCTATCTCGCCGAGCGCCCGCGCTCGACCCTCCTGGTCGGCGAGCCGGGTGTCGGCAAGACCGCCATCGCGCGCGCCCTCGCGGCCCGTCTGGGGCGCACCGGCTGGATCGTCTTCCAGGCCGGCGCGGCCGAGCTGCTCGCGGGGCAGATCTACATCGGCGAGTTCGAGAAGCGCATGCAGGAGGTCCTGCGCCACCTGTCCCGGCCGCGGCGCGTGCTGTGGGTCATCCCCGACTTCCCCGCCCTGGCGCTCGCCGGCCGCCACAGTTACAGCCAGGTGGGGGCGCTCGATCTCGTCCTGCCGCTGATCGAGCGCGGGGAGATCACAGTCCTCGGCGAGTGCGAGCCGGCCGCGTACGATCGGCTGGTGCGCGAGAAGCCGCGCTGCACGACCGCCCTGACCGCCCTGCGCATCCAGCCGACATCGCAAGCCGAAACGCTCAGGCTGGCGCGCCGGTGGATGCACAAGCACGCGGGCGCCGGCGACGCGGACGAGGCGGCCGCCCGCGACACCGAAGCGGTCATCCAGGAGGCGGCGCAGCTCGCGCTGCAGTTCCTCGGACACAAGGGGATGCCCGGCAGCCTCCTCGAACTGCTGCGGGTCACGCACGAGCGGCTGACGGCGGGCGCTCCCGCCGGAACCGGTGCTGCGGCCGGCCCCCACGCCCCGATCGCCGTCGACGATCTGATCGTCACGCTGTCCCAGATGACCGGCCTCCCGGTACACATGCTGGACGACCGCGAGGCGCTCGATCTGACCGCGCTGCGGGCGCTATTCGCGGAGCGGGTCAAGGGACAGCCGGAGGCGGTCGACTGCCTGGTGGATCGGGTCGCGATGATCAAGGCGGGGGTGACTGATCCGACGCGCCCCTCGGGTGTGTTCCTGTTCGCCGGCCCGACCGGCACCGGCAAGACCGAGATCGCCAAGACGCTCGCCGAGTTCCTGTTCGGATCCCCCGAGCGGATGATCCGCCTGGACATGAGCGAATTCCAGGCGATCGACAGCCTCGATCGTATCCTCGGCACCATGGAGGAGGGGCGGGGGGATTCGCTCGCCGACCAGGTGCGCCGCCAGCCGTTCTCCGTCGTGCTGCTGGACGAGTTCGAGAAGGCGCACGAGCGCGTCTGGGACATCTTCCTGCAGGTGTTCGACGACGGCCGCCTCACCGACCGGCGCGGCCGGACCGCGGACGTGCGGCACGCCATCATCATCCTGACCTCGAACCTCGGCGGCGCCATCCCGAGCGGCCTCAGCCTCGGATTCTCGGAAGAGCACGGAGGGTTCCGCGCCGGAGTCGTCACCCGCACAATCGCGAAATCCTTCCGCAAGGAGTTCCTCAACCGCATCGACCGCGTGGTCGTCTTTCGGCCGCTCAGCCGCGAGGTGATGCGGCAGATCCTGCAGCGCGAGATGTCGGCCGCCCTGCAGCGCCGCGGCCTGCGCTCGCGCGCCTGGGCGGTGGAGTGGGACGAGAGCACCATCGAATTCCTGCTGACGAAGGGATTCACGGAGGACCTGGGCGCCCGCCCGCTGAAGCGGGCGATCGAGCGCTATCTGCTGGCGCCCCTGGCGACCTCCATCGTGAACCGCGAGGTCCCCGCCGGCGACCAGTTCCTGCTCCTCACCGGCCGCGACGATCGTCTCGACCTCGAATTCATCGACCCCGACGCGCCGCAGGCGGCCGGCGACGTGGTCGTCCCCCTGCCGGCGATCGCGTCCGATGCGCCCGCGCCGCCCGGCTCCGCCCGGACCGGCGCCGATCTCGGAGGGATCGCCCTGCAGCCCGGCGGCCGCCCCGAGGAGGCGGATTTCCTCCGGACGCGGCTCGCCCTCCTCTGCGCCCGCGTCGAGAGCGACGGCTGGAAGCAGGACAAGGCGAAGGCACTCGAAGAGACCGGCCGGCCCGACTTCTGGTCCTCGCCCGGACGATTCGAGATCCTCGGACGCTACGAATACCGCGACCGCATCGAGTCCGGCGTGCAGCGGGCCGGCTCCCTCCTCGGCCGGCTCGCCGGACGCCCCGGCGATCCGCGCAGCCGCTATCCGCGCCACCTGGTCGGCGCCCTGGCCCACAGCCTCTATCTTCTTGAGACCGCCTGCGCCGACGTCGAAGGACAGCGCCCGCGCGAGGCGTTCCTCCTCGTCGAGGCGAAGACCAGCCGCGGCGCTCCCCACCCCGAGACGGACCGCTTCGCCTCGGAGCTCGCGGCGATGTACCGCTCCTGGGCCGCCAAGCGCCGGATGCGCGTGCAGGTGCTCGAGGAGAGGGCCCCCGACGGCCAGCCCTATCGATTCCTCATGGCGGTCAGCGGCTTCGGCGCCTTCTCGATCCTCGCCCCGGAGGACGGCCTGCACGTCCTCGAGCAGCCCGAGGACCGCCCGCATCAGTTCGAGCGCTGCCGCGTCCAGGTCAGCGTCGTCCCCCAGCCGCTCGAACCCGCAGGCGACGCCCCCCGCGCGCTCCGCTCCCAGGCCGAGCGGTCCCTCGAGCAGCACGCCACCCGCAACCTGCGCGTCGTCCGCAGCTACCGCCGTGACCCATCTCCGCTGGTGCGCGACGGCATCCGCCACTACCGCACTGGGCGGATCGATCTCGTGCTGGGCGGGGACTTCGACCTGCTGGGTGGTCGGGCGGGGGCGGAGGAGATGAGCGAGACTACCCTGCCTTCCTGA
- a CDS encoding nucleotidyl transferase AbiEii/AbiGii toxin family protein — protein sequence MNPSLEYLERCAAETGFQIIPLEKVVRLGEVAADVSRHPLLGEALALKGGTALNLCFGPPQRLSVDLDFNYIAHLERERMLADRPRVERAAADLARRLGYRVQQSADSFAGRKFFLTYRSVLGQDDRIELDMNYLFRLPLAVTETRSVWQPGELDRPHARVVGQTELVVGKVLALLDRFAPRDLWDVAYLPGGVAETTRTPEFRALFIALSAVLERSLTLYGRERIEGRITDRTVAPPIGRCRGPVRPRTRREGLGRRRASSESRSERKGLCRGHPAGRAATRDSLSRQSGAGREDCRPSRDSMEDAKRSDP from the coding sequence ATGAACCCTAGCCTCGAGTATCTGGAGCGCTGCGCCGCCGAGACCGGATTCCAGATCATCCCGCTCGAGAAGGTCGTCCGGCTCGGGGAAGTGGCCGCCGACGTATCTCGCCACCCCCTCCTGGGAGAGGCGCTTGCCCTCAAGGGGGGTACCGCCCTGAACCTCTGCTTTGGTCCGCCGCAGAGGCTGTCCGTCGATCTCGACTTCAACTACATCGCGCACTTGGAGCGGGAGCGAATGCTCGCGGATCGACCGCGGGTGGAGCGCGCTGCAGCCGATCTCGCGCGGCGTCTCGGGTACCGCGTACAGCAGTCGGCGGACTCCTTCGCCGGCAGGAAGTTTTTTCTGACGTACCGATCCGTTCTCGGCCAGGACGACAGGATCGAGCTGGATATGAATTATCTGTTCAGGCTTCCGCTGGCCGTCACGGAGACCCGCTCTGTCTGGCAGCCCGGGGAATTGGATCGACCGCATGCTCGTGTCGTCGGGCAGACGGAGCTCGTCGTCGGCAAGGTGCTCGCTCTTCTGGACCGCTTCGCGCCCCGGGATCTATGGGACGTGGCGTACTTGCCGGGCGGAGTGGCTGAGACCACGCGGACGCCGGAGTTCCGGGCGTTGTTCATCGCCCTTTCGGCGGTTCTCGAACGTTCGCTGACGCTCTACGGCCGCGAGAGGATCGAGGGGCGTATCACAGATCGCACGGTCGCTCCGCCCATTGGTCGCTGTCGCGGTCCCGTCCGCCCACGAACTCGTCGAGAGGGTTTGGGCCGTCGTCGGGCCTCTTCTGAGTCTCGAAGCGAGCGAAAGGGATTATGTCGAGGCCATCCAGCGGGGAGAGCTGCGACCCGAGATTCTCTTTCCCGCCAATCCGGAGCAGGCCGCGAGGATTGCCGCCCATCCCGCGATTCAATGGAAGATGCAAAACGTTCAGATCCATAG